The genomic stretch AATACAAGATAAGGGGCATCAAATGTCAAACAAAAATTTCCCATTAATATATTTTGTCACCATCTAAAAGGAGAAGATTGTAAAGAAGATATTCATCATATATCTTAAATTAGTTTTGATGAGGACAAAAACTTATTAAAGAAGAAAAAAATTTGAAGTCGAACTCAATCAAATATCAAGAGGGCATAAACTATCGAATATTTTGGATTTAAGAAAATTGATCTTAGTGCTAAGGTAACTAATTACAATTCACTATGTATAAACTTTAGATGCTCAAGAAAATTCTCATTTATTCATCTCTGAAGTTTCTATGTATTCATGCATCAAAGCCACTCAATTCAAGTCTTTTCAAAGTATATTTTTTGAATTTCATAGGGTGGTACCAGTTACACAAATCACGTAACTGATTACAGGTTCATTCTGTTTGATATTTTTTAAAATGTTCAACACTTTTTAAATCAAGTAAACAATTACCTGATTTAAGAAAACAATTACATGACCATTGCTGtttaaaatttgaaaatcatCACGCACTTGTTAAACTAGGTAACTATTTACCTTATTTAAGAAACATGGTACATAATACAATTGTGCCTTTTCATGACCATTGTCATTCTAAACCATTACAAATCTTCATTGAAATGTTTCAAACTTTTGTATCTATTCATATAGGTTTCTTAGGGTGTATTTAGAGTTAGATACATCTGATTTTTGAATTACCTCTTTCACTCAAATTTTAATACAATTCATATATGTATTAAGTGATTCATTATTGTCATATCTTTGCAAAACATCTCCATGCAATTAAAATTATTATATTCGAATTGAACattgaaagagaagatcaattTTGTGTATTGGATTTGATTCAAGAATATTTCATATATTCAAAATGTGTTAAAAGTGCGTTGTGTCTTAATAATCAAGTATGTGGTGATAAGTTATGTGTTGTAAAAGGTTCTTTGATTAAGGGAGATGATGATAATACTATTTATTTTAGAAGTCAAATACCTTAGAAATGTCTGACGTTATCAACTATGTGAATAGGAGAGTGAATTATATAAAATATAGTAATAGCTTAGTATATCTTTTTATTTGGATTAATAGCTTAGGATATATTTTATTTCTCTTATCTTTGTCATCAAGCACGCCATTATTTTTGTAATTCAATAATGAACACAAGTTTTATGACCAAAAATAAATAATCAGCACATGATTCCTTTCATATTATCTTTGCTATTAATTTTTTATGCTATAAATATGAGACATAAGCTTCACAAGTGTTGCAAAGAAACATGGCTTTAAAAATTGAGACAATCTTTCTTGTCTTTGTATATGGTAAATCATGAACCTACCATCTCTCTTCTTTTCAACACAATTTTTTTTgtcttttatttttgttttaagTAGTTTTAGCAATTTATTATAAGCTTTGTATAGAAATAGAAATATGTTATactaatttttttaaaaaaatatatctaACTTTTGTTTGTGTTTATGATCTAGGTGCTATACTTTTGGGAGGCAACCTAAAAAGTGTGGATGCAAAAGTTTGTCCCTTAATATGCTATGATTCAGCTGCTTACATGATTTGTCCTTCTGATGGCAATCAACACCTCACTCCACCATGCAATTGTTGTCTTGCATCACCTGGTTGTAAACTTTATCAAGGAGATGGAACTCTTATTTGTACTGCTACCTAAATTAGGGATGTGATGTTAATGTCTATCCACATATACTAAGATGAGTTTTCAGTTTATATAATTATGTTGTAATATGTGTGATAAAAAAACATAATAATTTGTAATATGAATAATACAACATTATAAATTTAAATTTCTATGTtttggattttaattagtgcaataatataatatattatatgATAAAGTTTTTGCGATTTTAAAAAGATTTAAAACTTTTAATATTTGACGACTTTCTTTTTCTAAAGTTAAAAATAAATTCTATATTTTTTTAAACTTCAATGGTAAAGAAAAGTTGCACTGATCATGAGTTCGACTTCTAACGTGAACAATTTTGCGTtttatttattataataaaagtggggttattttttttttaaattaaaaataaattatatatattttttgaaatttaaacT from Lathyrus oleraceus cultivar Zhongwan6 chromosome 7, CAAS_Psat_ZW6_1.0, whole genome shotgun sequence encodes the following:
- the LOC127105926 gene encoding proteinase inhibitor PSI-1.2, whose product is MALKIETIFLVFVYGAILLGGNLKSVDAKVCPLICYDSAAYMICPSDGNQHLTPPCNCCLASPGCKLYQGDGTLICTAT